The following DNA comes from Rosa rugosa chromosome 5, drRosRugo1.1, whole genome shotgun sequence.
GGTGCTATTGAGTATGTCATAATTCAATTTGATCTTCTTCATTGCACCATTTTATTTTAATCTTGATAAAGCTGTTGGTTCTCACTTGGTTGTATGGTTGATGTTCTCTATGGCTGGCCAGAAGGGGCCAGATCCCACCCTCTCTGGCCTTGCGAGGCCAACTTTGTAGGAGATGAACACCACACCTCTTCATTAAAAGAGGATTGGTGTGACCACTGGGCAACAACCCTTGGACTAGGAGTTACAAGATGATTGCTTGTCTTCTGTTTGTGTTTGCTAGAGTTGTATATCTTGTTAACCACTGAATTACTCTTTCTCTTTGGCAGCCTCTATGGGAACAAAGGTTTGTGTGGTGTTCCGCCTTTGCCTGATTGTCCTTTATTTTGGGAAAATGGAGGCTTATCTACGAAGGGCAAAATTGCAATAGGCATATCTTGTGGTGTTATTTTCTGTTTGATGCTGTTGTTGCTGTACATAATCTGCGTCCGACGGCGTAGGAATGATTACGACTTCGGCTTTCCTCATGACTTAATACGTAAGTATGATTTGCAGTGAGCGAAAATTTGCCTATAAActtattttcttgttgatcaTATCTGTATGTTTCTTTTTGGGATAGAAACTTTCTCAAGTTATATTTTCTCTTTCATGCTTTTTCCCgtctttttctatttctttgtttcttgtaaGTTGAGAATCTATTACTTGCTTTTGATCACTTATTAGATAAGAATTGCAAGCAGATTTGCCTATTTTCTCTCTCAATATGTCTCATAGATGCATATATCTGCATATTTTTGCCTATTTGCTTATTTACAACTCAAAATAGCCACCATAGCAGCCTGATCAGTTTGGTTGAATTCTTGTGAACTctgtgcaaattttttttttttttttttatgtggaTTATCATTTCTTGTTGGATGATCTAGTTGTAACAGACCTTAACTTGTCACTACTCACTAGTTAATTAGTTTCTCTAGACTAAATCATACATCTGCAGTTTCAAACTAAACAGAAACAGCCATCCCTTGCCTAATCCTTGTAATAAGTTTTTACAAATTCCTGTATGAATTGTTGAAATGTGAGTTTATGAGCCTGTTCAGTTTGGTTGAACTCTTTCCCAATGTCCTCATTTCCAAAAGGAAGTTATTTATGGGGATAATCAATTTTTCTTCAATTATCTAGCTGTTATGGACTTCAACTCATATCAGTTAGCTTATTAGAGAAGTGAGCTAATCAGATAGTTGTCATGTGTATATGTAATCTTAGGCATTTTTGTCTAATTAGATGGATATTATGTACATTTTTCTATATTCTTCAAATGACGGAacttcttttgcttttgaaaaaaaatggtTCTTGTTGCAGCACTTGGTGCCAAGACAAACAGGTATCATAGACAGAAGTCCATAGCTGTTCTTGAAATGGAGAGCCAACATGCCAAGGCTGATCTACAGCCTTTACAAACTCCCCGAGGGAAGTGATCGATAATCAGACAATGTTAGCCTCATTCCACttaccaagaagacatacaatgACGAGCTTGATTGTGTCTGTACAAATTTCTCAATCAAGATAAACGACGGCAACTTCTGCTCCTGAACTTGTTGGACTCATGGTTTTTGCATTTTCTAACGAGGTCCTCTGAAGCCAGTAGTCTGCACGAGACAATgctactgatttttttttttttactgacaAAAGAAATGCACAAGGCCCCAGACATATTATACCAACAGTTTGCAGGCTTGGATGCATATACTGATGTAAATTTATAGTTGAATGCATGGACTGCAACATACCAGCATTGTTTCAATGAATCCTTAGATTTTTCCCCCCACATTATTCATTAGCTCAATCTCGGATTAGTATTTGCCTGAAATATGTCTTTTTGTAGTGGATTTTTTGGCTTGTTataaacttcttttttttagaATATATTTGTGAAGAatgttatttgttttcttttctaccATTACTGTGCTACTTTTATTACTGATATGCAATGCAATGACATGgttaattttcttttggtaaatGAATGATGCTATTAACCCCGGGTGCTGTGGCGGCAAAGCTCCAAGTGCAAAATACAACTAGGTCCACAGAGACCATCTAAATACTAACAGAGGCAGCCTGTACATGCAAAGTAGACCCAATCTAACAAAAACTATCCAGCAATGCAAAGCAATCAACCAAGGGGAGATATTCCAATCGACTGCAATGAAAGCATTGGTGATCGAAGGCTTGAAACCGATAGAGAAAATTCAATCCGTTTTAATGGGTTTTTTCTTTTGCGAAAACTAGGGATTATAAGAACCATCTCCAACATGAATACATCATGGTGAAAAATACCAGTTGATTTTGTGACTTGATGACAATACATGTCAGTACCATCTCGGTTGGGATATATCTGGTAGAAAGAACTAAATTGCACTGTAACTAGAACTTAATCTTCTGAAGCCGATTGCAGGCTACATAACAAAACACAGAAAGCAGAAAAATCTGATCCATACCAAACAGAAGTCGCTATTTCTTGTCCCTAAGAAATCCatccttcaaaaaaaagaaattcatcCATTTCTTTTCTACCATACCGGCCAAAAAGAAGCCCTGCACTTCTCCAATGTGATAGAGAGCTTACTAACTCCCATCACCCAAACATAAATCATCAGCAAAGACTAGCAGCAGTACCAAATTCAAAGCATATGGCTTCTTCTTGAAGCAAATCCAATGTATttatccaaaataaaaaattgaacttTTGATGGAACCAAGATATCCAATAAACCTATTAGGTTCAAAGATGCGATGTTTAGGATTATCCAGCACAGATGGAAAATACAGGAAGACACTAATTTTAATATCCCTGACACCAAAGAACTAAAATCAGCAAGATCCCTCTCACTAAAGTTCATTCTGAAAGTGAGATTCCACATAAAACCTGGAATAATTAGGAGGCTAAGGAAGACTAAGCACGATGATCCAAAGACGTAAAAGCTAGAAAACAGTAACTGAAAGGATGACCCCACAAGGCCACAAGCCAATTATCTTCCCAAGAGTTAAAATCAGATAGCCTGGAGATATATATGGGTTTCTACAAGCAACCTGGGAATCCCACCTATTAAGATGGCATCCCATACTTGCTATGGGTGACAGTAGCTGCTTATTGAGTTGAAAACATGACCAAAGCTCTTCCTTTGAAGTCCAAAAAATCCAGAGAACATGTTCCTATCCCAAAAACAGGGATCAACATCACAGCCAAGCCACAGACTCATGGTTTTGAAACCTTGCCTCTTTGCTTCCCATCAAAATACATTGGCATGTCACTAATACCTAAACTGCGTAATTATAGAATGGTATAAATGGACGATAATAGAAAAACAATTTCAATGCAGCCCGGTCTTTCTTAAAATTCCAAATTCTCTCGATGCTGAATCCTTTATATATGGTTACTTGACCTCACTCTCATTAGTCAATATACACTCCACTCTGTAGGCATCAGACCCTAAAGCACATGTCCCCCTCTGACCAACAGCAAATAGTTACAAGACACTAGTGAACAGAATTATCATGATGACAGTAATTCTGCAATAATTACCGTTCTCAAATTATATAACCATAAGAATCATTATGGCAGTGAATCCTAATGATACAATGCCTAATCATCCAGCAGGTATCCTTGGTCAGTTTAAGACAAATGACTAGTAAGTATATTTATTACAAGCTAGAGTCAGATGaagaaatttaacaaacaaCAAGAACACACTAAAAAGATGAAACAAGACTTGTATACCAATGATAAGAATAAGTTGCAAAACACATAATCTGAGGAAAGTGAAGGTAGTAAAATGTTCAATGCTCACCCATGAAAGTGAAAGTACTGATGTTTCATCCAATTCTGGTTTGAATGGTTGATAAACAATTATTTACTCTTGAACTGAATTCACTAGACTAACATGGTTAAGGATAACTACCCTTGTAGTCAAGCCTTCACCTGCACTTGTCTTGGTCCCTGCTCCAAAAATCCAACCCCTTCCCTACTCCCAGCTTGGGCAGGAGATTTGTACTTGTTCTGGTACAACGGATTCGACGTCAGTATCCTCAAACCCGAATTCCCATTGATCTCCAACACTTCAGGCAGGCCATCACCACAGCCCTTGGACATCCCCACGTCAATCCGAATAGCTCTCTCGTCGCAAGCGCCATTAATCCCAAACTGTTGAATggtatggcccatgatcatcctcTTAGCACCAGGAATAGTCTCCAGCACATGTTGCAGTGCCGAACAATCACACCTGTCCGCAAATTCATCAGAAAACTTCCTCAACCAAACCACAGAGTTGCCCCCACGGCAATACTCGGGTGCCAATCTCCCCTTCACCCCACGAACCCACTCCCTCACCTCCTCATTCATCCTCTCCAGACCATAGGAAACATGGTTGGCCAAAAGGCCGCCGTGCACGAAAACCGAGTCCCCGACAACCAACACAGTGACATTCTTGGACAAGAACCGAGCGGTGATGGGACCATCAGGCCTCAAGGCGGCGATCCTGGCCCTAAAACCTTCCGTGAACTctttcttgacattttggaaaCCCCCCAAAGGCGGCGGCAGCCCCTCAAATGGGTCTTTAGGGTTTTCCAACCCTTTACAGAGGGCTTTCATTCTGTTCCCAACTCGGTACCAATGAGCCCAATTCAGAAACTCATCCAAACCCTCTCTGGTCACGTACCTGAAATCTCCCTCCACGTTCATAATCTCGTGGTTGCCGTGCATGGTGATCAAGGTGCCGCCGCATCTGGCGGCTTCCCGTCTCAGCTTCTCGAGGAAATACAGGATTTTGATCTCGTCGCCGCCGCGGTCGAGCACGTCGCCGACCTGGACGACGGTGGCGGAGCCTCCGACCCATTTGTCGGACTGGTCGATCAGATTGGCGAGGCGCAGTGATTGCTTGGTCTTGTCGAGGTCGCCGTGGACATCGCCGATCGCGATCAGACGGTCCTGCGGTGGGTAGAAGGTTTGCAAGGGAATATTGGGTAAGAGGAAATGTCCACTGACCGTGAAGTCGACCAAGGTGTCGACGAAAGAGGTGAGGAGAGATGGAACGTCTTTGCATGACTCTGATGATGCTGAGCTCTTCTTCGCTTTCAGCTCTGccattctctctgcaaatctGTCTTTGTGTGAAGAAGGGCTGCACCAGTTTCAATTTTAATGGGTTGGGTTGCTTTTGAAGTTTGAACAGGAGGAGGAAAATTGAGACTCGATTATTTCATTGATCAagtcaattgttttttttttttgatacgagGTACAACCCGACCCTAAACCCTGGACTGTCACTGTCACTGTCCTGCTTTCCGCGTGGTTCATTGGTTTATTGTTAATTGTATGTGTTAATGTGAACAACAACTTATTGGAAGGCCGAGTGGCAGAGCGGCTATATTCCATTGGAGTGCTAAAATTGTATTTGTTTTAATCTTGATAAAGCAAGCTGTGGGTTGTCGCTACTTGGTTGTATGCATGGTTGATGTTCTGTATGACTGGCC
Coding sequences within:
- the LOC133708018 gene encoding shewanella-like protein phosphatase 2; this encodes MAELKAKKSSASSESCKDVPSLLTSFVDTLVDFTVSGHFLLPNIPLQTFYPPQDRLIAIGDVHGDLDKTKQSLRLANLIDQSDKWVGGSATVVQVGDVLDRGGDEIKILYFLEKLRREAARCGGTLITMHGNHEIMNVEGDFRYVTREGLDEFLNWAHWYRVGNRMKALCKGLENPKDPFEGLPPPLGGFQNVKKEFTEGFRARIAALRPDGPITARFLSKNVTVLVVGDSVFVHGGLLANHVSYGLERMNEEVREWVRGVKGRLAPEYCRGGNSVVWLRKFSDEFADRCDCSALQHVLETIPGAKRMIMGHTIQQFGINGACDERAIRIDVGMSKGCGDGLPEVLEINGNSGLRILTSNPLYQNKYKSPAQAGSREGVGFLEQGPRQVQVKA